The Aphanothece sacrum FPU1 nucleotide sequence CATAATTTTTCTCAGAAATGGTGGTTATTATGGTTAGGAGACTGTAGCGGAATTTTAGTTATTACACCGTTTTTATTACGTTTAATATTCGATAATCGGGGACTATTACGTCAACAAAGCAGAGAACGTATGATTGAAGTCGCTATTTGTGGGGGATTATTATTAGGATTAAGTTGGTTAGTTTTTGTCCATCATGGAAAACCAACTCTTGTCTTAGAAGGGGGCTTAACTAATGCTCAATATTTGGAATATTTGCCTTTTCCAATTGTTGTTTGGGCCGCTATTCGTTTTCAAACTTGGGGGGCTGTTTTAGGCAGTTTGCTTGTCTCTATTTTGGCTATTGTGGGAACCTTACGGGGTATTGGCCCTTTTGTTATTCAAACCTTAAATCTTACTCAAGCGACTTTTCTCTTACAATTTTTTATTATTATTATTAATGGAACTGCTTTATTATTATCAGCTACTGTTATAGAAAAACAACGAACTGAAAAGCAATTGAGGGTAACTTTAGAACGCGATCGCTTATTAGCTGAAGTGTCTTTACGGATTCGTGAATCTCTCGATTTAAAGCAAATTTTTCAAACAACTGTGGCAGAAATTCGCCAACTTATTCACGCAGATCGAGTGTTTATTGCTTCTTTAAAAGATCAAGGAATAATTGAAGTAGTGGCGGAGTCGGTCAACGGTTTTTATCCTTCTTTATTAGAGGGAAGTCCAAGAGATGATCTTTTTACGGATATTCAATCTCTTTTTAATGATTATCAACCGTTTATTGCTTCAGATTTAACTGAGTTAGAGTTACCAATAGTAGTTGAAAAATACATAAAATACTATCAAGTTAAAGCGGCGTTAGTCGTCCCTTTACATCTTGACGGTAAACCGTTAGGCTTATTAGTAGCTCATCAATGTTGTGGGATTCGTTATTGGCAAAAATCAGAAGTTAAACTGTTAGAACAATTAGCTACTCAAATGATTATTGCTATTCAACAAGCTCAACTGTATCAACAAGTTCAACAACTTAATAGTAATTTAGAAAAACAAGTAGAAGAACGGACTCATCAGTTACAAGAAAAAATACAAGAAGTTCAAGAATTATATGAGATGAAAGCAGTTTTTTTACAGGCAGTTTCCCACGATTTACGCACATCAATTATGGGAATGCTTATGTTATTAAACAATTTACAAAATCGTCCAGGTGATAATTTGACTCTTTCTCGTTCTATTTTGGAACGGATGATTAATAGTAGCGATCGCCAACTCACTTTAATTAATGCTCTTTCAGAAAATCATTTTTCTGAAGAACGTCACTTAGTAATTCACTGTCAACCCCTATCTCTCAAAGATTTTATTAGTCAATTAATTGAAGATTGGCAACCTTTATTATTACAAAATCAAGCAACTTTAAGTTCAATTATAACTGATAATTTACCACCAATTTACGCTGATTCTGAACAACTTGACCAAGTTTTTGAACACCTTTTAACAAATGCTTTTAAACACAATCCTCCAGGGATTAATTTAACCATTGAAGCAACTGTTAATCAAGGAATGGTTTGCTGTCGCTTAAGAGATAATGGAATTGGTATGGAACGACAACAATGTGAGCAACTTTTTAAATTATATTTGCGTAGTTTACACGATAGACGAAGGACGGGAATCGGGTTAGGTTCCTATCAATGTCGGCAAATTATTGAAGCTCATGGGGGTACAATTGGGGTTAATAGTACCCCCGGTCAAGGTTGTGAGGTTTGGTTTACTTTACCCATCGCTAAAAGTCAACCCTCAGCCGTTAGTTAATGGACTTCTTGCTCGAAGTTCCTTTGGCGCGGTGGCGCGCAAATCAAGAACAGCTAATTAGTCAATAATTACTAACTAAAAAATAGAAAATCCTATCAAAAAATGCGACTTAAAGCATAATCTACTAAATCCGTTAAAGATTGAGAACATTCCGAAGGTTTAAGACAGTCGAGATGTTTAAGAGCTAGGTTCGCATGATAAGCTGCTAACTCCCGCGTTCGCTCAATTCCTTGACTTTCTTTGACTAAAGATAAAGCGGTTTCAATGTCTCCCTCCTCACTAAATTCTCGCTCAATTAAAGTTTTCAAATAGGGCTTTTCTTCCATAGCAAATAAAGAAGGAGCAGTGATATGACCGCTAATTAAATCTGAGCCGACCGGTTTGCCTAAAACCTCAGTGGAACTGGTAAAATCTAAGATATCATCCAAAATTTGAAAGACTAATCCTAGATAACGACCATAAGCATAGAGATTTTCTGTGATCTCGATGGAACTATCACTTAAAACCCCTGCTGCTTTAGCACTATTAGCAATTAATGAGGCCGTTTTATAGTAACTTTTCTCTAGATAAGCCTCCAGGGTGATACTGGTATCAAATCGATTAATACTTTGTAAAATTTCCCCTTCAGCAAAATCTCGGATCACTTCTGAGAGCAGTTTAACTACTTCTAAGTTATCTAAGTTAGCTAAATACCAAGAAGACTGAGCAAAGAGGAAATCTCCGGCTAAAACAGCGATACGATTGTCAAAGAGACTGTTAACCGTAGGGACATTACGGCGCAGTTCGGCTTCATCAACCACGTCATCATGGACAAGACTAGCGGTGTGAATCATTTCCGTAATTTCCGCTAACCGTCGATGACGTGGGGTAATCTCACCCTCAAGCATGGTGGCCCGAGAAACTAATAAAACAATGGCGGGACGAATTCGTTTACCCCCCGCATCAAATAAGTGTTCGGCGGCAGCAGCTAAAATGGGATGGCGCGCACCTACGAGCCGTTTTAGATTCTCCGTGAGAAGATGCAAATCGTTGTCAACAGGGGCAAAGAGAGAGGTAGTTGATATCATTGCTTAGCCAAGTGTGGCAAATCAGTTACGAAAGTTTACATATCCTTATATTTATTTTAAGCTAACCTCTCCAGACAAGGAAACTCCATCATTGATTTTCTGGCCCGAAACGGTTCTCTGACATGGGTAAAATCCCTAAAAAAAATCTGTCATAAGCTAAATTCTTGTGTTAAGTTAATAGTAAGGGTTTTAAGAATTTCCCAAGTCCGCCAATTTCAGAATACCAGAGAGAGCCATTCAATCGAAGAGATTCTGAGGGGTGTGGGGTTGGCTAACTATATCGTGCTGAAAGGTTTTTTATAAACCTAAGTTCAGCCAGATTCGCTATTGGCTTTGCTCAGCAGCAAGCAAACACCATTTGGAGATTAATTTCCAAGAAAGTTTTTGCCAGCTTGGAGCCAAAAAAGTGAGTCTCCTAAAACTAGAGAAAGGAAAACAATAGTTTTTCTAGTCTTGTGCTAAAGTAAACGGGATTTTAAGCCCCGTCTTGCTTTATCTACCCTATTGATGACCAATTTTGTCTGTTTATCCTATATTCACCCTAGCGATGCTCACCTAAAGACTAAAATGCCTCTGATCACCCTGTTGCTTGCCGCCCTGTACCTGCTGATGATTTATGGACTCTTAATGCTGGCCAAACGGACGGGAAAATGGATGTTTCCTCCCCGAAATCTTGGCTAAGACAATAACTTTGAGGGGAACTTATTGTCCCCTTGTTCAATTAATATCAAAAGAAAATAATTAGCTGAAGTAGGGATTGATTATAGAGCAATTACTTTTGTACTAACATCAATCCTTAATTTCAGTCTAACACTTCAACTTCTTCCCAAGTAAAGGGAGAATGATGAGCAGTGGGTAAATATACTTGTTCGACTAGAGGACGATAGCCTAACCATTGTTGAGAAACCTGGGAAAATATTTCAGGGGAACCACTGACAGCGAACTGTGTGGGTAAGGGGGGGGTTGTTTGCCTTAAACCCATTAATTTTAATTCTTTTTCGGCTGCTTGCACCACATAACTAGCAGGATCAACTAAATTTACGGTTGGAGGAACAATATCTTTAATTACTGCCGCCAGATGACGATAATGAGTACAGCCATAGACAAGGGTATCAATGTTTTGAGAGACTAAGGGCTGTAAATATTTTTGAGCGACTTGTCGAGTATAGGGTTCCCAAATACGGTTTTGTTCAATGAGGGGAACAAATTCAGGACATCCGACTTGCCAGACTTGGGCGTTAGGATCAATTTCTTGGATAGCCTGACGGTAAGCGTTGCTTTTAGCGGTAGCGGAGGTAGAAATCACCCCAATGCGCTTACCCCGTTTAACGGCTGCTCTGGCACCTGGGAGAATGACCCCTAAAATGGGGAAATCGAATTCACGGCGTACCGCTTCTAAAGCTAAAGCCGAACTGGTATTGCAAGCCATGATTGCCATTTTAACATTTTTTTTCCCCATCCAGATCAATATCTCTCGCACAAATTGTAAAATCTCTGCTGCTGAGCGATTGCCATAGGGAAGTCTGGCGGTATCAGCAAAGTAGAGAATTGATTCTTGGGGTAACTGTCGATAGAGTTCTCGTAAAACAGTCAATCCGCCCACACCACTATCGAAAACACCAATGGGACTGTTTTGAACGTCTCTCATAAATTATTAAGTCGCCAAAATTGAGTTTTTTGATAATTTAAACACGAATGTCTCAGGAAGTAAACCTATTTCCCGAAACTCAATGGTCTAAGTCTATAGCCACGATAAAGAGAATTTCTTCTAAAATTAGCGAACCTATCCCTCAGACAGCGATATACTAAGCAAGGGCATGGGAAAAAAATCTTAACCATAAGCGAATCAATCCAAAGCTTAGTAGGATTCTTCCCCTATGAAAAACCCTTAAGCCATCATCCGTATTAAAGCAAGATGACCACAGGAATCGACTTACAAGGAAGTTTTATAGAATCTCTCAAACAATTGGGACTCTCTGACGGCTTATCTAAAGCCCTTTGGATTCCCCTACCCTCATTTTTGATGATTATTGGGGCAACGGTGGGGGTATTAGTTGTTGTTTGGTTAGAACGGAAAATCTCGGCGGCGGCCCAACAACGTATCGGACCCGAATATGCCGGCCCATTGGGAGTTTTGCAACCCGTGGCCGATGGTATTAAATTGGTGTTTAAAGAGGATATTGTCCCTGCTAAAGCAGATCCCTGGTTATTCACCCTGGGGCCTGTTTTAGTGATGCTTCCGGTTTTTGTCTCCTATCTGATAGTCCCTTTTGGACAAAATTTAATCATTACTGACCTGAATGTGGGAATTTTCCTCTGGATTGTTCTTTCGAGCATTGCCCCCATTGGTCTGTTAATGTCGGGATATGCTTCTAATAACAAGTATTCCCTATTAGGAGGATTACGGGCCGCGGCTCAATCTATCAGTTACGAAATTCCTCTAGCTTTATCTGTTTTAGCTGTTGTCATGATGTCTAACAGTCTCAGTACCATTGACATTGTACAACAACAATCAGGTTACGGAATTTTAGGCTGGAATATTTGGCGGCAACCTGTAGGTTTTGTCGTCTTTTGGATTTCCGCTTTAGCTGAATGTGAACGACTACCCTTTGATTTACCTGAAGCTGAAGAAGAATTAGTAGCAGGTTATCAAACCGAATATGCCGGGATGAAGTTCGGTTTATTTTACTTGGGTTCTTACGTTAACTTAGTGTTATCGGCTCTCGTTGTTGCCATTCTTTATCTGGGAGGTTGGGAATTTCCCATTTCTATTGATGCATTAGCCGGATGGTTAGGGGTGAATGAAAGTAGTGCTTGGTTAGAGGTGATCACCGCTTCTTTAGGTATTACCATGACCGTTCTTAAAGCTTATTTTCTCATCTTTATTGCGATTCTTTTACGTTGGACAGTTCCCCGTGTCCGCATCGATCAACTATTAGATTTAGGCTGGAAATTTTTACTGCCTGTTTCTTTAGTGAACCTATTATTAACTGCAGCCTTAAAATTAGCGTTTCCTATCGCTTTCGGTGGTTAATTTCTTCAACGTTGTCCACAACTGATAAATCAAGCGTTATGTTCAACATTCTCAGACAAGTTAGTGATTATGCCAAAGGTACTCTAGAAGCGGCCAAATACATTGGTCAAGGATTAGCTGTTACCTTTGATCATATGCAGCGTCGTCCTATTACCGTCCAATATCCCTACGAAAAATTAATTCCCTCAGAAAGATTTCGGGGAAGAATTCACTTTGAATTTGACAAATGTATTTCTTGTGAAGTTTGTGTTCGGGTCTGTCCTATTAATCTTCCGGTGGTAGATTGGGAATTTAACAAAGCTGTTAAAAAGAAAGAACTCAAACATTACAGTATTGATTTTGGAGTCTGTATTTTTTGTGCAAATTGTGTCGAATATTGCCCAACAAATTGTTTATCCATGACGGAAGAATATGAGTTATCTGCTTATGATCGTCATGAATTAAACTATGATAATGTTGCTCTGGGACGCTTACCTTATAAAGTGACTCAAGATCCTATGGTGACACCTTTACGGGAATTTGCCTATTTGCCTAAAGGGGTTGTTGAACCTCATGATTTACCATCAGGAAGTCAACGGTCAGGCAAACGACCTGAAGAAATTGTTCAAGAAACAGAATCATAATGTATCGATAGTGAATAGTTATTTAATGATTAACGACTATTCACTATTTATTGATAATTAACAACAAGGAGCATTACCAATCGTGAATTTAGCCGAAGGCGTTCAAATCGTTTCCTTTGCGATTTTATCTGCCCTAGTAATTGGGGCGGCTCTTGGTGTCGTTTTACTCTCAAATATTGTTTATTCTGCCTTTTTATTAGGGGGAGTATTTATCAGTATTTCGGGAATTTATATCCTACTTAATGCGGATTTTGTTGCGGCGGCTCAAGTGTTAATTTATGTGGGAGCAGTCAATGTTTTAATCTTGTTTGCGATTATGTTGGTTAACAAGCAAGAAGACTTTTCTACTCTTCCTAGACGATGGTTACGTCAAGGGGCAACTGCTTTAGTTTGTGGGGGAATTTTTGCCCTTCTAGCCACCATGATCTTAGTTACTCCTTGGTCAATTGATACCACTTCTTCTGCGATGATTGATAATACCATTGTTGAGATTGGTAAACACTTTTTTAGTGATTTTCTCTTGCCTTTTGAATTAGCGTCAATCCTATTATTAATGGCTATGGTAGGCGCAATTATTCTGGCTCGTCGTGATTTGATTCCTGACACGGTAACGACTAAAGAAGGAACAACTACCGCCTTAACTTTACCAGAACGTCCCAGTGAATTAGAAGTACGAGAGTTGGCATCTGCAAAGGGTAGCTCGACTTCTAAGTAGTAGTTAAACATTAGATGTTGTTGAGGTAAAAAGAGAAATTATGCACCTAAAATTGGAGTTTTGTTTGATTCTGGCTGCGGCCCTTTTTTGTATTGGAATTTACGGGTTAGTAACCAGTCGTAATGCTGTCCGAGTATTAATGTCTATTGAATTATTACTCAATGGGGTAAACATTAATTTGATGGCTTTCTCAAATTTCCTTGATCCGATAGGCATTAAAGGTCAAATATTTACCATATTTGTTATTACTGTAGCTGCGGCTGAAGCAGCAGTCGGTTTAGCCATTGTTTTAGCAATTTATCGTAACCGTAACACCATTGATATGGAGCAATTTAATTTGCTTAAATGGTAAGTTTGTAGTGAGGGCTTTCGCCCTCTAATTTATCATTAAATGGTATCAGGATTAATTCCCTGTTCTCTCAATATTTGAGCAAGACGATCAGCCCGTTGTTTTTCAAATTCAGCCCGTTGTTTTTCAGCTTCAGCCCGTTGTTTTTCTAACTCAAACTTTTCATCTCCAGTTAATAAAATATTGCCTGAGCGATCGCACCATCTCAACCATTGTTCATAAAACTGTCCTTCAAATTCACCTGACCATAACGTTAAACCTAAATTAACTTCTTCTAACCAATAATTATCTTGTAATTGATAACTAATTACTTGTCTTTTATAGACCTGTAAAACATTGTCAGTCAAATATTTTAAAGGATCAAAGATTACATAATAGCCCACCCCTGCATCTAGATAATCTTCTAGCTTAGTTCCCAATTCATTACCCACTTTATTAGAAACAATTTCAATGGCAATTTCTGGGGCTTTACCAAAATTCCAAGTAAAATAAGAACGGTTTTTCTTTTGACTCCAATCTTCAGGGCATTTTACCCTTAAACTTAACATCACATCTGGCACTAAAGGCGGTTTTTTATTAGCATAAAATAACCCTACATTGGCAGTGACTAAAAAAGGAATTTCTAAATTTAGGGAACTATAAGCAGAGGAAGTTAATAAACGTTGTTGTTTTTCTGAAATAAGATTATCCACTGGTTGTTCATCCTCAATAATTAGTTCACTAATATCTGGTTCAGGCATTAATTCCCATTCTGTTTCAGATAAAGATGATTGATTTGTTATAGAATGATCTACAGGAGAAGTTGTTGTTACATTCATAATCTTTCCTCGTTAAATTGATAATTAGTAACAGGCTAAAGCCTTATTCTACAAGAACTAAGTCCGACGAGCGCGGACTAAATTCTTGGTTGCGTAGGCAACTTTTGTTTATCTAGCTTAACTATGAACGAGTTAAGGTCTATTATTTATGATAATTTAGCATAACATATACGGAAAAACCAATTATTTTATCTTTATATCCTATTATCTTATAATAACAATATATTAGAAAGAAAAATTTTAAATTGTTTACAATGAAACCTGATAGTTAATTAATCCAAACACTTTCCCAAGGTGCGCCCCCTATTTCTAATCCGCCTAAAAAACTGGTAGCTTTAACAATTAAATTGCCTTGACTTTGACTCAATTCTAAGGTAATATTTCCTTGCATAGTATCCCGACATCTAAACTGTAAACCCTCAGCCGTAGGAACTCTAACATAATTGCCAGATTCTTCAGTAGTTCCGATAATTGTGATGATAAAGTCTTGATTTTTTCCTTGCATTTCCCATTGTCCCCAAGGTTCAACTTGCCAGGATAATTTACTATTTCCTCTTTCAAATTCATAGAATTTTCCTTGATAATGTAAACCAATTAATCCCACTGATTCAGTTAAACCAAATACATCTCTAATGCCTCCTACTGCTGTTAATGCTAAGTCATATTCTTCAATAAAACTATTACAATTAATCCAAAACCATTTCTGAGGAAAAGAACGACCCCAGTTTTTTTCACTATAAGCAGGTGCATCAATAAATTCGTATTTTTCCCCATTCCAATCAATATAACCTGTGGCGGTTCCCTGAGCCATTAATACTTGCCATCCGGGATCAAAAATAGGTAAATAAGACAGCCAACCTGCCGTTGCTTTTTGAGGCAAATCACGATTACCCCAACCATCAATTGGATTAATTTTATATTGCCAACGACAATAAAAATTATTTCGCTTATCACAAATATAACCTTGATTTAAAGTATCAGTTGCTTGATAACCTTGTTTAATCTGTTGTTCAAAAATAACCGGATCAAGTAATTGCGGTTTAAGGGATAATTGAGTTTTGCCCCAATGACCTAATTCTAATTTATTTCTGTTAGCCCAAAAATTTCTAATATTAGGAAAAGTTCGACATAAATATTGATTATTTGCTCCTAAAATTTGGGCTGCACCACCACTATGAGGCTGATTACCGATAGGATCATCAATAGAATACATAAACCCAAAAGTCTGCCCCCATTGAGGTAACGTAACTCGATAGTACCAACCCTCAAAAAAACGTTGATCACTACCGTTCCAATGATAACCACTATGGGGAGTTTGACGAGAATTTTCCATCATTAATCCTACTTTTTTCCTGGTTTCCAATTATATTGCTTAAATTGTAAACCCAAGTTTTCGATAAACCAGCCCATATTTGATGATTCTTAGAAAAAACCTGTTAAACAGTTCTAGTAAAAGCGGCGATCGCCATGTACAATGAATCTAGATAATTTTGTAGGGTGCAAACACTGTGACTCTAGACTCTTCTAACCTCTGGCCCGAATTGTTGCAACAACTCCTTGATAAACAGTCTCTCTCTCAAACTCAAGGGGCCCAACTTATGCAAGGATGGCTTGATGAAGCCATTCCCCCTGTTTTATCGGGGGCTATTTTAACCGCTATTCAAGCGAATGGAGTATCAGCTAATGAGTTAGCCGGAATGGCCCAAGTGTTGCAAGCACAGTCGTTATATCAAACCCCGATTAACCATTCTGACGCGATTATTGATACTTGCGGAACGGGGGGGGATGGGGCCTCTACCTTTAATATATCTACTGCAGTGGCGTTTGTGGCTGCAGCAGCAGGGGTTAAGGTGGCTAAACATGGAAACCGTTCAGCTTCGAGTAAAGTGGGGTCTGCGGATGTTTTAGAATATTTAGGGGTAAATCTTGGGGCTTCTATAAGTCAGGTAGAAGGGGCTTTAAATGAAGTCGGTGTTACCTTTTTATTTGCCCCTGGTTGGCATCCAGCGATGAAGCACGTTGCACCCTTGCGTAAAACTTTAAAAATACGAACGGTTTTTAATTTAATTGGCCCGTTGGTGAATCCGTTACGTCCTACAGGTCAAGTCATTGGAGTTTATTCGCCTCAATTTATTATACCTATGGCTGAAGCTTTGAATCAATTAGGTATCTCGAAAGCGATGGTTGTATATGGACGAGAAAAACTTGATGAGGCCGGGTTAGGAGATATAACAGATGTGGGTTTATTGAAGGATAAAACGGTTATTTCTGGGGAGTTAAACCCTGTTAAATTAGGATTAGAAACTGCGCCTTTAAGTAGTTTAAAAGGGGGAGATGTGCCAGAAAATGGGGCTATTCTCAAGGCAATTTTGCAAGGAAAAGGAACTCAATCTCAACAAGATGCAGTGGTGTTAAATGCGTGTTTAGCACTTCAGGTAGGGGATATTGTTCCTTGGGAAGACCATTATCAAGGAATTGAAATGGCGAGAGATATTCTTAATAGTGGAATTGCTTGGAAAAAATTAGAGGAATTAGTTAATTTTCTGCAACAATAACATCAAAAAGTTCACCAAGTGCAGAATTTGTCGGGGTAATTCATGAATTACCCCCATAGAATTTATAAACTATTACTTAATTCCTCTGTAAACCATTGTCTTAAATCCTCCTCAGATTTAAAATCAAGTAAAGCTTCTCCTAAATTTTCTAATTGTTCAATAGAAAGATGGTGAATTTGCTTGGATAAATCAGGATAAATTTGACCAATTCTACGATTGAGTTGACGGACAACCAAGTTAGCTTCCCCTTGTTGTTTTCCTTCTTCTCTCCCTTCTTCTCTCCCTTCTTCTCTCCCTTCTGCTTTAATCTCTTGATAGATAACTGATTCTTTCATGATGTCCTCTCTTAACAAACGTTGAATGATGTCTTTACTTAATACTAACCCAGCGAGAATAGCTGTGGATGCTGCTACATTACTTTTTTCCCTCCTATCGGAAATTCTCTCTATTTTTTGGCTAATTTGTCTCAAGGTATTTTCTCGATTTGTGCTTTGACTTAACACCGCAAATGGCCATAATCCTGGAGAATGTAATAAACTTTCTGGGTCAACTTCCCAAAGACGAATCACCTGAAATTGATGACGACTCATACTTAATTCAAATATGTTTTGTCTGACTAATTCTGAGTCGCTTTTTCTTAAATAGATGACTACTTGAATCACTTCTTTTTGAGGATAACGGCGATAAATTCTCAGTCGA carries:
- a CDS encoding tocopherol cyclase family protein — its product is MMENSRQTPHSGYHWNGSDQRFFEGWYYRVTLPQWGQTFGFMYSIDDPIGNQPHSGGAAQILGANNQYLCRTFPNIRNFWANRNKLELGHWGKTQLSLKPQLLDPVIFEQQIKQGYQATDTLNQGYICDKRNNFYCRWQYKINPIDGWGNRDLPQKATAGWLSYLPIFDPGWQVLMAQGTATGYIDWNGEKYEFIDAPAYSEKNWGRSFPQKWFWINCNSFIEEYDLALTAVGGIRDVFGLTESVGLIGLHYQGKFYEFERGNSKLSWQVEPWGQWEMQGKNQDFIITIIGTTEESGNYVRVPTAEGLQFRCRDTMQGNITLELSQSQGNLIVKATSFLGGLEIGGAPWESVWIN
- a CDS encoding Rpn family recombination-promoting nuclease/putative transposase → MYDSTCKFIAIQFTKDIATWLLGKPMELTELKPSELSLEPIRADSLIFLESEDLVLHIEFQTSPDEDIPFRMLDYRLRIYRRYPQKEVIQVVIYLRKSDSELVRQNIFELSMSRHQFQVIRLWEVDPESLLHSPGLWPFAVLSQSTNRENTLRQISQKIERISDRREKSNVAASTAILAGLVLSKDIIQRLLREDIMKESVIYQEIKAEGREEGREEGREEGKQQGEANLVVRQLNRRIGQIYPDLSKQIHHLSIEQLENLGEALLDFKSEEDLRQWFTEELSNSL
- the nuoK gene encoding NADH-quinone oxidoreductase subunit NuoK — its product is MHLKLEFCLILAAALFCIGIYGLVTSRNAVRVLMSIELLLNGVNINLMAFSNFLDPIGIKGQIFTIFVITVAAAEAAVGLAIVLAIYRNRNTIDMEQFNLLKW
- a CDS encoding sensor histidine kinase → MTLVQRQLSSNLVKLALVALAYWSAGSLTLQWMKLGAEASPLWLPAGIALTALLIYGEGIWLGIFLGDTFLMLTLGTGWGVILSSAIGSTLSGIIGLKLLRWSEFSPRLSRIQDVTGLIFLAGMVSSLVNATVDTLTQFIIGALSWHNFSQKWWLLWLGDCSGILVITPFLLRLIFDNRGLLRQQSRERMIEVAICGGLLLGLSWLVFVHHGKPTLVLEGGLTNAQYLEYLPFPIVVWAAIRFQTWGAVLGSLLVSILAIVGTLRGIGPFVIQTLNLTQATFLLQFFIIIINGTALLLSATVIEKQRTEKQLRVTLERDRLLAEVSLRIRESLDLKQIFQTTVAEIRQLIHADRVFIASLKDQGIIEVVAESVNGFYPSLLEGSPRDDLFTDIQSLFNDYQPFIASDLTELELPIVVEKYIKYYQVKAALVVPLHLDGKPLGLLVAHQCCGIRYWQKSEVKLLEQLATQMIIAIQQAQLYQQVQQLNSNLEKQVEERTHQLQEKIQEVQELYEMKAVFLQAVSHDLRTSIMGMLMLLNNLQNRPGDNLTLSRSILERMINSSDRQLTLINALSENHFSEERHLVIHCQPLSLKDFISQLIEDWQPLLLQNQATLSSIITDNLPPIYADSEQLDQVFEHLLTNAFKHNPPGINLTIEATVNQGMVCCRLRDNGIGMERQQCEQLFKLYLRSLHDRRRTGIGLGSYQCRQIIEAHGGTIGVNSTPGQGCEVWFTLPIAKSQPSAVS
- the sds gene encoding solanesyl diphosphate synthase, producing MISTTSLFAPVDNDLHLLTENLKRLVGARHPILAAAAEHLFDAGGKRIRPAIVLLVSRATMLEGEITPRHRRLAEITEMIHTASLVHDDVVDEAELRRNVPTVNSLFDNRIAVLAGDFLFAQSSWYLANLDNLEVVKLLSEVIRDFAEGEILQSINRFDTSITLEAYLEKSYYKTASLIANSAKAAGVLSDSSIEITENLYAYGRYLGLVFQILDDILDFTSSTEVLGKPVGSDLISGHITAPSLFAMEEKPYLKTLIEREFSEEGDIETALSLVKESQGIERTRELAAYHANLALKHLDCLKPSECSQSLTDLVDYALSRIF
- a CDS encoding Uma2 family endonuclease; translated protein: MNVTTTSPVDHSITNQSSLSETEWELMPEPDISELIIEDEQPVDNLISEKQQRLLTSSAYSSLNLEIPFLVTANVGLFYANKKPPLVPDVMLSLRVKCPEDWSQKKNRSYFTWNFGKAPEIAIEIVSNKVGNELGTKLEDYLDAGVGYYVIFDPLKYLTDNVLQVYKRQVISYQLQDNYWLEEVNLGLTLWSGEFEGQFYEQWLRWCDRSGNILLTGDEKFELEKQRAEAEKQRAEFEKQRADRLAQILREQGINPDTI
- the nuoH gene encoding NADH-quinone oxidoreductase subunit NuoH: MTTGIDLQGSFIESLKQLGLSDGLSKALWIPLPSFLMIIGATVGVLVVVWLERKISAAAQQRIGPEYAGPLGVLQPVADGIKLVFKEDIVPAKADPWLFTLGPVLVMLPVFVSYLIVPFGQNLIITDLNVGIFLWIVLSSIAPIGLLMSGYASNNKYSLLGGLRAAAQSISYEIPLALSVLAVVMMSNSLSTIDIVQQQSGYGILGWNIWRQPVGFVVFWISALAECERLPFDLPEAEEELVAGYQTEYAGMKFGLFYLGSYVNLVLSALVVAILYLGGWEFPISIDALAGWLGVNESSAWLEVITASLGITMTVLKAYFLIFIAILLRWTVPRVRIDQLLDLGWKFLLPVSLVNLLLTAALKLAFPIAFGG
- the ndhI gene encoding NAD(P)H-quinone oxidoreductase subunit I is translated as MFNILRQVSDYAKGTLEAAKYIGQGLAVTFDHMQRRPITVQYPYEKLIPSERFRGRIHFEFDKCISCEVCVRVCPINLPVVDWEFNKAVKKKELKHYSIDFGVCIFCANCVEYCPTNCLSMTEEYELSAYDRHELNYDNVALGRLPYKVTQDPMVTPLREFAYLPKGVVEPHDLPSGSQRSGKRPEEIVQETES
- the murI gene encoding glutamate racemase, giving the protein MRDVQNSPIGVFDSGVGGLTVLRELYRQLPQESILYFADTARLPYGNRSAAEILQFVREILIWMGKKNVKMAIMACNTSSALALEAVRREFDFPILGVILPGARAAVKRGKRIGVISTSATAKSNAYRQAIQEIDPNAQVWQVGCPEFVPLIEQNRIWEPYTRQVAQKYLQPLVSQNIDTLVYGCTHYRHLAAVIKDIVPPTVNLVDPASYVVQAAEKELKLMGLRQTTPPLPTQFAVSGSPEIFSQVSQQWLGYRPLVEQVYLPTAHHSPFTWEEVEVLD
- the trpD gene encoding anthranilate phosphoribosyltransferase gives rise to the protein MTLDSSNLWPELLQQLLDKQSLSQTQGAQLMQGWLDEAIPPVLSGAILTAIQANGVSANELAGMAQVLQAQSLYQTPINHSDAIIDTCGTGGDGASTFNISTAVAFVAAAAGVKVAKHGNRSASSKVGSADVLEYLGVNLGASISQVEGALNEVGVTFLFAPGWHPAMKHVAPLRKTLKIRTVFNLIGPLVNPLRPTGQVIGVYSPQFIIPMAEALNQLGISKAMVVYGREKLDEAGLGDITDVGLLKDKTVISGELNPVKLGLETAPLSSLKGGDVPENGAILKAILQGKGTQSQQDAVVLNACLALQVGDIVPWEDHYQGIEMARDILNSGIAWKKLEELVNFLQQ
- a CDS encoding NADH-quinone oxidoreductase subunit J, whose product is MNLAEGVQIVSFAILSALVIGAALGVVLLSNIVYSAFLLGGVFISISGIYILLNADFVAAAQVLIYVGAVNVLILFAIMLVNKQEDFSTLPRRWLRQGATALVCGGIFALLATMILVTPWSIDTTSSAMIDNTIVEIGKHFFSDFLLPFELASILLLMAMVGAIILARRDLIPDTVTTKEGTTTALTLPERPSELEVRELASAKGSSTSK